GGCTGCCGGCGTCGGACGCCGTGCCGTATCCCGGGCCCAGGTATCCCTCGACCACCGCGACATCGCCGGGGCGAGCTGTCGCGTCTGTGCCCAGCAATCGGCTTGCGCCGTTGGCGAGTTCGTCGACCCTCTCGCGACACTCGTCGGCCGTCCGGCTGACAGTGACTCCCACCACCGCGTAGGGGTGGCCGAGCCAGCGGGCCGCCGCGAGCAGACCGGCCTGCGTGCCGCACGACCCCGTGGCCAGCCATACGGCGCGGGGCACCACGCCGGCGGCTGCCAGCTGGTCGCGGAGCTCGATGCTGGCGCGGAAGTAGCCGCAGGCTCCGAGCGCCGTAGCCCCGCCACGAGGCAGCGGGTACGGGTTCCGGCCCTGCGCGCGCAATTTGCTGGTGAGTTCCACGATGGCGGCGTCGACCGACACGCGGCTGGCGTCTCCGGTGAAGCGGATGTCGGCCCCGACGAGTTCGGCCAGCGCGTGGTTGCCCGCTGGCCGGCACAGCTCGCCGTAATAGACCAGGTAGGGATCGAGGCCGTGCCGCCGCGCCGCCAGTGCCGCGAGCATCGCCCAGTTCGACTGCGGGCCCGCACCGGTGACCAGGCTGTCGCACTGTGCGGCAACGGCATCGCCGATCAAGTACTCGAGCATGCGCAGCTTGTTTCCGCCCAGGCCGAGCCCCGTGAGATCCTCCCGCTTGAACCACACCTCGACGCCCAGCACGCTCGTCAGCCGCTCCGCGTACTGCAACGGAGTCGGCTCGGCGGCGAGCAGGACCCGCGGCAGTTCGGCCGGCCGGTTCATCGTCGCGGTCCTGCCTGTGCCAATGCCCGCTCGATGAACGAACGGACGGGGCCGAGCGCGTGCTCCGGATCGAGGCACCGGTCGATCTCCTCCGCGGTCAGCTGGCCGGCGACCCGCTCGTCCGCGAGCAAAGCCTCCCGCAGGTGCTGCCCCCGCCGGCGGCCGTCGACGGAGGCCTCGTAGACCACCTCGTGGGCGGTGTGCTTGCCCAGCTTGGCCGCGAGCACCCGCATCACCGGCTCGGACATCAGGTAGCCGCGGGTCGAGTCCACATTGGCACGCATCCCGTCCACATCCACCTCCAAGCCGCGGACGAGCTCACCGGCCACGGACAGTGCCGTGCCGGCGAGCAGGCACGCCTCGGGCAGCACGACCCACTCGGACTTCCAGGCACGGCCGTCGCGTTCGTGTTCATGCACCATTGCTTCCACCGCGACCGCCGCGTCGGCCCGCACGATCCTCGCAAGCGTGACCAGGTGCTCCGACAGTTCCGGATTGCGTTTGTGCGGCATCGTGATGCTGCCGACCTGGCCGGCAGTGAACGGTTCGCGCACCTCGCCGATCTCGGGACGCTGCAGTTCGTAGATCTCCTGGCCGATCTTGCCGAGCGTCGCGGTCACCATCGCCAGCAAGCCGAGGAACTCGGCGACCCGATCCCGCGCCGTGATCCACGCGATGTCCGGTGCGCCGAGTCCCAGCCGCCGCGCGAAGGCTTCCAACAGGGGCACGGCCTGCTGGCCCCAGAACTCCATCGTGCCCAGCGCGCCGCCGAGCTGGACGACTTCGAGGCGCGGCCGGGCTTCGGCGATGCGGACCCGATGCCGCGACAGTTCCGACAACCACACCGCCGCTTTGAAGCCGAAGGTAATCGGCAGCCCCGGCTGGCCGTGGGTACGGCCGCACATGACCGTGTCGCGGTGCTCGCGCGCCAGGGCGGCGCACGCGTCGACAAGCGTCGCGAGATCGCGTTCCATGACATCGGCGACCTTGCGCATCACGACCGCGGTCCACGTGTCGGACAAGTCCTGCACGGTAGCCCCGTAGTAGACCCACTCCCGAGCGGATTTCGGCAGGATCTCCCGCAGGCACTGGATCAGCCCCAGCGTCGAGTGTCCGGTCGCGCGGGTCCGCTCGCCCACCTTGGCCACATCGAGCCGGTCCACCTGCGCGTACGAGGCAATCTCCTGTGCGACCTGGGCTGGGACCAGCCCCACCTCGGCTTGCGCATCAGCGAGGACGGACAGGATGTCCAGCCACGACTGCAGGCGCGCCTCGTCGTCGAAGATGCCGTGCATCTCCGGTGTGCTCCACAAATGTCCGTAAACGGCCGAATCGGCCAGGTGCGCACTCACGGCGTCGCTCCGACCGGCGGCAGACCGCTCAGC
This sequence is a window from Amycolatopsis benzoatilytica AK 16/65. Protein-coding genes within it:
- a CDS encoding 1-aminocyclopropane-1-carboxylate deaminase/D-cysteine desulfhydrase, translated to MNRPAELPRVLLAAEPTPLQYAERLTSVLGVEVWFKREDLTGLGLGGNKLRMLEYLIGDAVAAQCDSLVTGAGPQSNWAMLAALAARRHGLDPYLVYYGELCRPAGNHALAELVGADIRFTGDASRVSVDAAIVELTSKLRAQGRNPYPLPRGGATALGACGYFRASIELRDQLAAAGVVPRAVWLATGSCGTQAGLLAAARWLGHPYAVVGVTVSRTADECRERVDELANGASRLLGTDATARPGDVAVVEGYLGPGYGTASDAGSRAAALVARTEGIFLDPVFGAKAMAGLLDAVHNGQVAGPVVFLVTGGAPTLFTASGGGRL
- a CDS encoding class-II fumarase/aspartase family protein → MSAHLADSAVYGHLWSTPEMHGIFDDEARLQSWLDILSVLADAQAEVGLVPAQVAQEIASYAQVDRLDVAKVGERTRATGHSTLGLIQCLREILPKSAREWVYYGATVQDLSDTWTAVVMRKVADVMERDLATLVDACAALAREHRDTVMCGRTHGQPGLPITFGFKAAVWLSELSRHRVRIAEARPRLEVVQLGGALGTMEFWGQQAVPLLEAFARRLGLGAPDIAWITARDRVAEFLGLLAMVTATLGKIGQEIYELQRPEIGEVREPFTAGQVGSITMPHKRNPELSEHLVTLARIVRADAAVAVEAMVHEHERDGRAWKSEWVVLPEACLLAGTALSVAGELVRGLEVDVDGMRANVDSTRGYLMSEPVMRVLAAKLGKHTAHEVVYEASVDGRRRGQHLREALLADERVAGQLTAEEIDRCLDPEHALGPVRSFIERALAQAGPRR